In Panicum virgatum strain AP13 chromosome 4N, P.virgatum_v5, whole genome shotgun sequence, a single window of DNA contains:
- the LOC120671051 gene encoding dolichyl-diphosphooligosaccharide--protein glycosyltransferase subunit DAD1, producing MPRATSDAKLLIQSLSKAYAATPTNLKIIDLYVICAVATAVIQVAYMGLVGSFPFNSFLSGVLSCIGTAVLAVCLRIQVNKDNKEFKDLPPERAFADFVLCNLVLHLVIMNFLG from the exons ATGCCGAGGGCCACGAGCGATGCAAAGCTTCTGATCCAGTCCCTGAGCAAGGCGTATGCTGCCACACCAACAAATCTTAAG ATTATCGACCTGTATGTCATTTGTGCTGTCGCTACCGCCGTGATTCAG GTTGCATACATGGGATTGGTTGGGTCATTCCCTTTCAACTCCTTCCTCTCAGGTGTCCTTTCATGCATAGGAACTGCAGTACTTGCTG TTTGCCTCCGCATTCAAGTGAACAAAGACAACAAGGAATTTAAG GATCTTCCCCCAGAAAGGGCCTTTGCTGACTTCGTTCTGTGCAACCTGGTGCTCCACCTGGTGATCATGAACTTCCTTGGATAA